ACGCGGCCACCAAGATCCTCGCCGCATGCTAACTTGGGACGATCTGAAACTCTTCGTCCTGTCAATGTCCTTCACGGCGCTTACCCCACCTCCTACCGCTCGTCACACCCGCACTTGTGCGCTCTGGGTGGACGGGGAGATCGTCATCGGGCGCTTTCATGACGGCGCCATTGTCACCGGTGACGACGCCCGCGAGAATCTGGGGGTGCTGCTCGAATTCGTCGGCGATCGCCGAGCGCCCGTGCTGGTGGATCTGCGCGGTATCCAATCCCAATCGGCCGAAGCCCGCAGTGTCTTTGCCGGTCCCGATGCATTCCGCGCATCCATTGCCGTGGCGCTGCTGATCGGTTCAACCATCAGTCGCGTGGTCGGCAACTTCTACCTCGGCTTCAATAAGCCGCTGACGCCATCTCGCCTGTTCACCGATCCGGCCGACGCGCGCGTCTGGTTGCTGGCATGGCGTGCCAGCGAACCGGCAGTGGGTCCGACGCCGTGACCGATCACCCGGCGCATCCGATCTCGCATGAAGATCGGCTGCAGGAACTGATCGACGTGGTGGTCGCCATTGCGTCGTTCCAATTCGATCGGCGCGCCAGCGTGGGGCGCGAGGGCGATATCCTGGACGGCCTGGCAGTGGGCATCAACATGCTAGCCGAGGAGATCGGGACGCGGGTCGCGCGCGATCAGCTCTATCAGCGCCAGCTCGCGCAGAACGAACGACTGATCGCCGTGGGACAGCTGGCAGCCGGGATTGCGCACGAAGTCAACAACCCCGCCGCGTACGTCATGGCCAACCTGCAGATGGTCGACCATACCCTCGCCACGCTGATCGATGCGGCGCGTGCTGGCCGCCTCACCCCCGAAGACGTTGCGCAACAGGCCGAACAGGCGCGCCTCCTGACCCGCGAGAATCTCGGCGGGCTCGAACGCATCGTGGCGATCGTGCGGGAACTGCGTCAGTTCACCCATGGCGGCGCCGATGTGGTCGAGCCGGTGGACCTGAGCCGCGTCATCGCCGATGCCTGCGCCCTCGTGCGGAGCGAAGTGGTCTTCCGGGCCACGCTTGACGTGCACGTCCCCGAGCGCCTCGTCGTGCGCGGCGATCGCACGAAGCTCACACAGGTCTTCACCAACCTGCTCCTCAACGCCGCCCAGGCCATTCCCGAAGCGTCGCCGCGGCCGGAACAGATCGTGATCGAGGCCACCCGCGATGGACAGCTGATCAGCGTGTGCGTCCGCGATACCGGCAGTGGCATCACCGACGACGTGCGCCCCCGTCTCTTCGAACCGTTCTTCACCACCAAACCGCGCGATCTGGGCACCGGGCTCGGGCTGGTGATCTCGGCCGATATCGTCCGGGCGCACGGCGGTGAGTTGCGCCTGCGGGAGACGTCACCGGCCGGCACCACCTTCGAGGTGCGCCTGCCGCTGCTGACGGGCCCGGTGGAGCTGCCGCGCGTCACGCCCCAGTTCGGCGTGCGTCGTCCACGCCCGCTCACGCGGCGCCCGCGGGTGCTGCTCGTGGACGACGAAGCGCAGGTGCTGGCGGCCTATCGCGGCCTGCTGGGTGAGGAGTACGACGTGCACATCGCAGCGAGCGGTCGGGAAGCGATCGAGCGCCTGACTTTGGATCAGGACTGGGATACCATCGTGTGCGACGTCATGATGCCCGAGCTGGATGGCACCGCCGTGCATGACTGGGTCAGCGCACATGTGCCCGCGCTCGAGCCGCGGGTGCTCTTCTGCACCGGCGGGGCCTTCTCACCGCGGGGCGTGGTGCTCACCGAACGCCATGCTGCCCGCCTGCTGCAGAAGCCCTTTACAATTACGGCCTTCCGCGAAGCCGTCGCGCGCGTGGCGATGACCGCCTGATCGCCTCACTGCGCGTCAGCGTCCCGCGTCGAGCACCTCGCGAACCCGCGTCACCAGTTCGCGCGCGGAGAACGGCTTGGGCAGGAATGGGATCTGTGGCTCGAGCACCCCGTGTTGCGCAATCACATTCGCCGTATACCAAGAGGGAAACAGCACGGGGATCTCGGGGTGCGTGACCTGGACTTCGTCGGCCAGCTGCTTGCCATTCATGCCCGGCATGATGACGTCCGTGACCAGCAGGTGCACCACGTCGGTAGTGGCGCTGAGCCAAGTCAGCGCCGCCTGTCCGCGATCGAAGGCGAAGACCTGATAGCCCTGCTGCACAAGCAATCGCGTCATGAGGTGCCGCACGGGGTCGTCGTCTTCCACGAGCAGGATCGTTTCCGTGCCCTCTGGCAGAGGCAGCGGCGGGGTAAGCGTTTCGGAATCAACCGGCGCGAGCACACGCGGCAGATAGACATGAAACGTGGTTCCCGCTCCCAGCGCCGACGTGACGTCCACGCGTCCGCCGTTCTGTGTGACCGCGCCATGGATCACCGCGAGCCCCAGCCCCGTCCCCTTCCCGGCGGACTTGGTGGTGAAGAAGGGTTCGAACGCGTGTGCCAAAACCTCCTCGCTCATGCCGTCGCCGGTGTCGCTCACCGTCAGCAGGATGTACTCGCCGGCACGCAACCCAGGGTGACGACGGGCGTACGCCTCGGTGATGTTCGTGTTGCTCGTCTCCAGTGTCAGCGTGCCCCCGTTCGGCATGGCATCGCGCGCATTCACCGCCATGTTCACCAGAATCTGTTCGGCCTGCCCCACATCGAACCGCACGTACCCCAGGTCGTGCGCCGTCACCGTGCGGAGGACGATGTCTTCCCCAAGGAGTCGCTGCAGCATGGCGGCGACGCGATGCACCACCTCGTTCAGGTTGAGCGTCGTGGGGGCGATGACCTGCTTGCGCGAGAACGCCAGCAGCTGTTGCGTGAGTCGCGCGGCGGAATCGGTGGCCTTGGACACTTCCAGCAGGTCAGAGCGCGCCATGCTGTCGGCCGGCAACTCGCTGAACGCCAGATCCAGTGACGCCTTGATGACCGTGAGCAGATTATTGAAATCGTGTGCCACGCCACCGGCGAGCCGCCCGATACTCTCAAGCTTCTGCGACTGGTTGAGCTCCTGCTCGAGACGCTTCGTTTCGGTGACATCGGCAAACGCCGCGAGCATCCCGACCATCAGGCCCTGGGCGTCGCGAATGGCGCTGGCATTGAGCTCCATGATCCGCGTTGTCCCGTCGGCCCGCTGCGCGGTGAGCTCGCCGGTCCAGCTGCCCTGCTTCGCCAGTGAGACCACCACCGCCTGCGCCTCCTCCGGCGCGCGCCAGAAGGTCAGCGCGGAGCGACCGAGGATTTCGGCTTCGGAGCGATAGCCCCACAGCGTCAGGAACGCCGGATTGACGTAGGTGAGCACACCCTGTGAGTCACTCATGGCAACGCCGTTGACCGAACTCGCGATAGCTTGCTGAAGCCGCTCGCGCGCCTCCCGTTCACGCACCCGCTCCGTGATATCCACGATGGTGCCGCGATAGAGCCGCCGCCCGGCGACGGGCATGCGTGTCACACGCAGTTCGCACGGCACGATGTGCCCATCGGCGTGCACGCCGTGCCACTCCGCCACGAACGGCCGCCCCTCCTCGATGCACGCCATCGCCTGCAGGCGGTACGCCTCCCGCGAGACACCATTGGGCTGCACGTGCGCACTGACCGTCATCGGTGATTGGCCCACGAGAGCGTCGCGGGCACAACCGAGCATGCGCTCCGCTGAGGGATTCGCCTCGGTGTACACGCCCGAATCGGCGTCCCACACGAGAATGCCCTCGGCCGCGTGCTCGAACAGGTATCGCAGCTCCCGCTCGCGTTCCTCGAGCGCCAGGCGCTGGTCATGGAGCACCGTCGTGTCAGTGAGTGCGCCATACCAGTGGATATGCCCATTGATACGCCGCTCCGGTCGGGAGGCGCCAGCGAGCCACCGTTGCCCGTTGGGGGTCAAGACGCGAAACTCGTAGGCCCAGTCGCTGAGCGTGCGCGCCGACTCGTCGATCGAGCGGAGAAAGGCGGGCACGTCGTCGGGGTACACATAGGAGACGAAGGTATTCGCATCCTCGGCAAGTTCGTTCAGCGAGCGGCCGATCAACTCGGCGAGTCCGTGACTCGCAAACGGGAGCCGGATCTTTCCCGAGGGCTCGAGCACGAACTCATACAGGATCGCCGGCACGTGCGTCGAAATGCGCTCCAGCAGCGTCGCGGCGTCACGAGCGGCCTGTTCGGCCTTCACCCGCTCGGAGATCTCCAGCACGCTGCCCAGCACGAACGGCTCCCCGTCGGGCGTGTGCATCGTGCGCACGTCGAGCGCTACCCAGATCAGCGTGCCATCCTTGCGCAGATACCGTTTGTCGCACTGGTAGCTGCCGATCTGCCCGTCGTGCAGCGCCTGCAATTGCGTGACGCAGGCGTTCAGATCATCGGGATGCGTGATGTCCTGCACCGTCCGCGCGAGCAGTTCCTCGCGCGTGTAGCCCAGCATCTGGCAGAACGTGCCGTTGACGTCGACCCATTGGCCGGTGCGCGAGTCGGCGACGCCGAGGCCAACATGGGGAATCTCACGACACGCCCGAAACAGAGGGTCCGTTTGGGAGAGGCGAGGAACGGTCGGAGGAGTGGACGGCATCGCCGATGTGAGTACGGGAGGGTTGACTCAAAGCTCGGCATGCCGTGGGACGAAATTGAGGGCGGTTCCCTGACATCCTGTGGGGAACTCGGACCTCCGGCGGGGACATCGGGTCAGGTCACCGCGTGACGCACCTGGAATGCCGGGTTCTTCCACGCGTCCGTGAGGAGCACATCATGCAGCACCGCGGCCGCATGGACGACATCAGCGAAGCGCAGATAGAGCGGCGTCAGGCCGAAGCGCATGATGTCGGGCGCGCGGAAGTCGCCGATGACGCCGCGCGCAATGAGCGCCTGCATGACCGCGTACCCTTCCGGATGCGCGAAGCTCACATGGCTGCCGCGCGGTGCGCCCGGGGGCGGCCCCACCAGTGCCACGCCATACGTGGCACAGGTCGCGGTCACGGCCCGCATGAACAGCGCGGCAAGCTGCTGCGCCTTGGCGGAGACCATCGCCATGGACGTCTCGCGATGCAGATCCACGCCCACCTCCAGCGCCGCAAACGCCAGCACCGGCGGCGTGCCGCAGAGGAAGCGCGCCATCCCCGAGCCGGCTTCGTACTGATCCACGAACGCGAACGGCCGCGCATGTCCCATCCACCCACCCAGTGGGCTCTGCACACGGGCGTGATGCCGCTCGGCGACGAACAGGTACGCCGGCGCCCCCGGGCCCCCGTTGAGAAACTTGTAACCGCACCCCACGGCGAAATCGGCGTGGCAGCCGTTGAGATCCACGGGTAGAGCGCCGGCCGAATGGGAGAGATCCCACAACACGAGTGCGCCGTGCGCATGCGCTGCGGCCGTGATGGCCGCCATGTCATGCACCTCGGCCGTCTTGTAGTGCACATGCGTGAGCAGCACGAGCGCCGTGTCGGCGGTGATACGGCTCGCGATCGCGTCGCGCGACGCGAGCTCGAGCCGATGGCGGCCACCGAGCGTGCCGATCGCCGACTCGATCATGTAGAGATCCGTCGGGAAGTTGCCGGGCTCCGAGAGCACCACGGTGCGCCCGGGCTGCGCGGTGAGCGCGGCCACGATGAGTTTGTAGAGATTCACGCTGGTGGAGTCGGCCGCCACCACCTCATGCGGTTGGGCGCCGATCAACCCGGCGATCTTGGCCCCGACCCGTGCCGGGGCGCCGATCCAGTCGGCGCTGTTCCAGCTGCGAATGAGCCCCTGCCCCCACTCCTCGGTCGCGACCTGCGCGAGGCGTGCGGCCGTCGCCTTGGGCGGCGCCCCCAGCGAGTTGCCATCGAGGTACGTCACCCCCTCGGGGAGGGCGAAGCGGTCGCGGAACGCGGCGAGCGGATCGGCGGCATCCAGCGCCGCGGCTTCAGCACGAAAGGCGGCAAACGCGTCAGAGGATTGAGACATGGCGACAAGGTTACGCCGCGGCCGCCGGGCGTGACATTCGGGGTGTGTTCGGATCACCCCACGCTCAGGGATTTCCCAGTTCACGACGGCCGGTCCCGACCATTTCTTTCTGCGTATGACCACCACCATCACCCAAGCCGATTTCATCCAGTCCATCGCGGACGCGCTCCAGCACATCTCGTACTACCACCCGCTGGATTACATCCACGCGCTGGCCGACGCGTACGAGAAGGAGCAGAGCCCGGCAGCGAAGGACGCCATCGCCCAGATCCTCACCAACTCGCGCATGTGCGCGGAGGGGCACCGCCCGATCTGCCAGGATACCGGCAGCGTGGTCGTGTTCCTCAAGGTCGGCATGAACGTGCGCTGGGATGCCACCCTGAGCATCCAGGAGATGGTCGACGAGGGCGTGCGCCGCGCCTACCTGCTCCCCGACAACGTGCTGCGCGCAAGCATCGTGAGCGACCCGGCTTTTGGTCGCAAAAACACGCGCGACAACACGCCGGCGGTGGTGCACGTGGAGCTCGTGCCGGGTGACCATGTGGAGGTCAAGCTCGGCGCCAAGGGCGGTGGCTCGGAGAACAAGAGCAAGTTCGCCATGCTCAACCCCAGCGACAGCATCGTGGACTGGGTGCTCAAGACGGTGCCGCTGATGGGCGCCGGCTGGTGCCCGCCGGGGATGCTCGGCATCGGCATCGGTGGCAGCGCCGAGAAGGCGATGCTCATGGCGAAGGAATCGCTCATGGAGCACATCGACATGGCGCAGCTCAAGCAGCGCGGCCCGCAGAACAAGATCGAGGAGCTGCGCATCGAGCTGTGCGACAAGATCAACGCCCTCGGCATTGGTGCGCAGGGGCTCGGTGGGCTCTCCACCGTGCTCGATGTGAAGATCTGGGATTATCCCACGCACGCGGCCAGCAAGCCCATCGCCATGATCCCCAACTGCGCGGCCACGCGGCATGCGCACTTCACGCTCGATGGCACGGGCGTGGCGCAGCTGCCGGTACCCAAGCTGAGCGACTGGCCGGCGGTGACGTGGCGCCCCGATGTGAACGCGAAGCGGGTGGATCTCAACACGCTCACCCCTGAGATCGTGGCGACCTGGAAGGCGGGCGATCGGCTCCTGCTCAACGGCAAGATGCTGACTGGCCGCGATGCGGCGCACAAGCGCATCGCCGATCTCTTCGCGAGCGGCGAGGGGCTCCCGGCGGGTGTGGACTTCACCAACCGCGTGATCTACTACGTGGGCCCGGTCGATCCCGTGCGCGACGAGGCCGTCGGCCCGGCCGGCCCAACGACGGCCACGCGCATGGACAAGTTCACCGAGATGATGCTCGCCAAGACGGGGCTCATCGCCATGGTGGGCAAGGCCGAGCGCGGTCCGGCCGGGCTCGAAGCCATCCGCAAGCACAAGGCGGCGTATCTCATGGCGGTGGGCGGCGCGGCGTATCTCGTGTCGAAGGCGATCCGCTCGTCGCGCGTCGTCGCCTTCGCCGACCTCGGCATGGAAGCGATCTACGAGTTCGATGTGGAGGACATGCCGGTCACGGTCGCGGTGGACGCGACGGGCGACAACGTGCACGAGACGGGACCAGCGGTGTGGAAGGACAAGATCGCGAAGGGGCTGCCGATTCTGGCGTAGGCCCGCAGTTCCTCTGTTTTTTTGCCACGCATTGCACGGAAACGCACGGTGGATTGTCGTTCGCTCGACATTCCACCGTGCGTTTCCGCGTGATCCGTGGCCATTTTTTCACTGAGATACCCAGAGTCTGTGCGTCCTCCGTGGCCATTATTGTCTAGTCGTTCATCAGACGCTGCTGCGTGGGCGTCCAGATCAACCGACGCACCTCCGGTTTCGGTCCGAAGTTGAAGAGCAACCCGACCTGGAGCCCGGATCCGCGCAGATAGTTGATGAGCTGGGCCTCGTGCGACGGCTGGAGGCGATTACAGGCCTTCAGCTCCACGATGACGCGGTTGTCCACGACCAGGTCGGCCCGGAACACGCCGATCACGCGGCGTCGGAACCAGACCTGCAGGACCTGCTCCCGGACGTACGGGGTGCCCTGCGCTTCGAGCACGCAGGCGAGTGCTTCGGCATACACGACTTCGGCATACCCCCAGCCGAGCTCGTTGTAGACCTCATAACAGGCGCCGATGATCGACTGCGTCAGCGCGGCGTGCAGAAGAGACGTGCGGGTCGGCATACGTGGCAGCCTAGCACGTGCGACGCCTGGACCTGTCATCAAAACGACGCAGACGTGCGCGGGCCCATCCCGACCGGATCGGCGCCGCGAGTGTACCTTTTCCGCCATGTCCGTCCCCGACGCTCTCGCCGCCGCCCTCGCCGATCGCTACACCCTTGAGCGCGAGCTCGGGCAGGGGGGCATGGCCACCGTCTACCTGGCCACTGATGTGCGTCATAATCGGCGGGTGGCGATCAAGGTGCTTCATCAGGAGGTCGGCTCAGCCGTCGGCGTCGAGCGCTTCCTCAAGGAGATCCAGCTCACCGCAGCGCTGCAGCATCCGCACATCCTGCCGCTCTTCGATTCGGGCGTAGCCGGCGATCGGGTGTTCTACGTCATGCCCTTCGTGGAGGGCGAGACGCTTCGCGCGCGGCTCGATCGTGAGCAGCAACTGCCCGTGGCCGATGCGCTGCGCCTCACGCAGGAAGTCGCCAGCGCGCTGAGCTACGCGCACCAGCGCGGCATCGTGCACCGCGATATCAAGCCCGAGAACATCCTGCTGCAGGGGGGCCAGGCGCTCGTCGCCGACTTCGGCATTGCGCTCGCGGCCACCCAGGCCGGCGGAGCGCGGCTCACGCAGACCGGGATCTCGCTCGGCACGCCGCAGTACATGAGCCCCGAGCAGGCGATGGGCGAGCGCACCATCGACGCGCGCACCGATCTCTTTGCGCTCGGTGCCGTCGCCTACGAGATGCTGAGCGGCGAACCACCGTTCAGCGGGCCGAGCGTGCAGGCGATCGTCTCGAAGGTGCTCACCAGTCAGCCCGTACCGGTCGACGAACTGCGGCGGAATGTGCCGGACGCGGCGGCCGCGGCCATCATGAGTGCGTTGGAGAAACTGCCCGCCGATCGCCCCGCGAGCGCCGAGCAGTTTGTGCAGATGCTGAGTGGGGCGACCCCTGCGCCGGTTGGGCGCACCAGCGGCCCGCGTAGGGCCGCACCGGTGGTGTCGCCCGCGCGACGCGTGATCCCGTGGGCCGCCGGTATCACCGCCGGTATCGCGCTCGGCGCCGGTCTCATGGCGTGGCGCGGCCCCACGCGCAGCGCTGCGGCGGAGGCGACTGGCGGCCCGGTGCGCTTCGTGATCGGCGCACCGGACTCACTGGAGCTGATGGCGGTTTGCTGCGGACGGATGTTCGCGGTGAGCCCGGACGGACGCGCAGTCGTGTATCAGGCGCGCGCCTCGATCGCCGACAGCGGTGTCGCCGCTCCGCCGCTGCGCCTCTTCGTACGCGAGATGGGATCACTCCAGCCGATCCCGCTCGCGGGCACGGAAGGCGCCGCGGCGCTGTCGATCTCGCCCGACGGCACTGAACTGGCCTTTGTCGCGGCCCAGAAGCTCATGCGGATCCCGCTGCGCGGTGGGGCCGTGTCCACCGTGGCGGCACTTCCCCCCGGCTTCATCGGCGGCACGACGTGGCGGGACGCCGATCACATCGTCGTCGCCGACCAGTACGTGCTCTTCGAGGCGAATGCGCGCAACGGGCAATTGCGGGCGCTTCTCCGCTCGGATTCGCTCGGCCAGCAGATGACGAGTCCGCACGCACTCCCCGGCGGCGCGATCCTCTTCACCTACTCGAGCTCGGATGCCCTGCCGGTCGTGCACGTCCTGCCGGCCGACGGCGGGGCCGCTCGCCGCGTGATGTTCGGCGCCACCCCCATGTATGTCGCGCGGTGGCGCGCGCTGGTGGTGAATCGCTTTGGCAACCTGCTGGCATTCCCCTTCGACGCCGCCAAGGTCGATACGTTGGGCGCCGGCGTGCAGATCGCCGAGGGCGTCACGTTGCGCTCACCGATCGTGGCCCACGCCGAGTACGACGTGTCGGCGTCGGGCGCGCTGGTGGTCACGCGCCGTGAAGAAGGCCAACTCTCCGGGTGGCGCCCATCGAGCCGCGCGACGCTCCACCAGGGTGACACCAACACCCTGTTGGTCCCGCCGGCGAATGATCTCGTCGTCTACCTGCTGCGTTTCGCGCCGCAGGCGGACAAGCTGCTGATGTCGGCCCGCGGGACCGCCTCAGAAGGGACGCTCTACGTGAAGGACATGGCCCGCGGGGCGTGGACGCGCATCACCAACGAGGAGCATGCGAGCGTCGCCGACGGGAACGACACCAGCGACAGCGTCGTTTACACGCTCTCCCGCACGAACCAGCTGCGCGTGCGGTCGGCGGACGGCAGCGGAGCCTTCCGTGACCTGGGCGCGGTGTCCGGATGGCGTCGCATCGACAATATCAGCGTGCGCGGGGACTGGATCGTCATCAGTGGGAGCAGTGGCGGCGCCGGCGCGGCGTCCGTGGATCTGGCCATCGTGCGCCGGGACTCCGCCTTGCGCGCCGTGCCCTACGCGAACTCGCCCGCGGACGAGGATGAACCTGCCCTGTCGCCCGACGGCCGGTGGCTCGCCTATACGTCCAACGTGTCGGGGCGCAACGAGATCTACGTGAGTCCGTTCCCCGTGGCGACCTCGCGCGTGACGGTGACGAGCGACGGCGGGCAGCAGGCGCACTGGAGCGCGGATGGCCGCACCCTCAGCTACTCGCGTCCCGACGGCGCCTACGTCTCGCTGACGTTCACCCCCGGCCCACAGCCGGTGCTGGGCGCACCACAGGTGATCTATCGCCGGGCCTCGGCGCGCTTCTGGACGATCGACCCCAAGGGCGCGCGCATCGTGACCATCGACAACACCACGCTGCTCAAGCTCAAGGGCCTCGAGCTCGTGCTTGACTTCGCGCCCAAGTTCTGACGAGGCTTCGGGATGCACGCACCAGACCCTGCCCTCGCCGAAGAAAACGCTCGCCTCCGCGCCCGCATTGCCGAACTCGAACGCATGGCCATGGTCGCCGCGACGAGCGAGGTGCGCTACGCGATGGACGGCCGCCCGCTCCCCACGACATCGCGCCGAGCCATGGGGCAGTTGTTCGCCTTTCTGCTGTTCCTGTTTGGTATCGCGCTCGGCTTCGGGATCGCCATGCGCAATCCTGACTTCAAGCGCGGCTTTCAGGACGGGATGCGCAATCCGTCGCCCGGCGCGGAAGTCCCGCTGCCATCGTACGCGCGCTGACTGTGCGGGAACCGCCCGGCGTGCGGTGAGCACGTCGCATCAGCGGGTCCCACGATCGCCGATCTGAGACAGCCAGGCCTGGGCACGCCCACGGGCGAGCCAGCCCTCAAAGCCGAAGGCCGGCTTGTGCTGCACGAGCGCCAGCGCCTGTGCGCGCGCCGCGCTCGTATCGCCCGCCTGCAGGGTTACCCACGCCAGCGTCTCGTAGGTGACATCCGAGCTGTCCACCTGCGCGGTGGCGGCCAGCGTCGGCAGCACGCGTGCAGCGTCCCCGCGCGCGGCGGCGATTTCCGCGGCCAGAAGATCTCGGGCGGCACCGTGCGCGACGGAGGACGACACCACGCGCCGCGTCAGCCCTTGCAGTACCCGCTGCGCGTCGGCGAGACGTCCCTGGCGCGCCAGCGAGAGGCCGACCCAGTACAGCACGACCGGCTCGCGCACGAGAGGTGCCTCCTGCACCAGCGTATCGAGCTGCACCGCTTCCGCCGACGGCTGCCCCGACAGCTGCAATGCCGACGCCAGCCAGAGTCGTGATCGGACCCGGCCGAGCGTATCGAACGCGACACGGCTGTGAGCGACCGCCTCGCGAAGAGGGGCGATGGCTGCGGCCGGTCGTCCGCGCCAGAGCTCAAGCTGCCCGAGGGAGCGGGCGGCGCGCGCCCGCAACACGGGCGTCTTGTCGGCGTACCAGCGAAACGTGCGTTCGGCGCTGTCGTACATCTGGGCCCGCACGAGGAGATCGCCATAGCGCTGCGTGAACAGCGGCCCGTATCGGATGTTGGTGTCCAGGGCAACGGCGCGGCCAAACGCGGCCACCGCCTTCTGCCGCGTCAGCGGATCATCGGCTTCGTAGGACAGCGCCAGATTGGTCCAGACGATTTCGTCCAGCGAATCGCGCTGCACGTACGCCTCGGCAATGCGCACGGCTTCCGCCTTGCGGCCGCGCGTGAGCAGATCATATGCCTGCGCCCGGAGCATTTCCGCATCATCAGGGTGTGTCGCGAGCCACCGCCCCCGCACGGCG
The sequence above is a segment of the Gemmatimonadaceae bacterium genome. Coding sequences within it:
- a CDS encoding response regulator, which gives rise to MACQRTGSGSDAVTDHPAHPISHEDRLQELIDVVVAIASFQFDRRASVGREGDILDGLAVGINMLAEEIGTRVARDQLYQRQLAQNERLIAVGQLAAGIAHEVNNPAAYVMANLQMVDHTLATLIDAARAGRLTPEDVAQQAEQARLLTRENLGGLERIVAIVRELRQFTHGGADVVEPVDLSRVIADACALVRSEVVFRATLDVHVPERLVVRGDRTKLTQVFTNLLLNAAQAIPEASPRPEQIVIEATRDGQLISVCVRDTGSGITDDVRPRLFEPFFTTKPRDLGTGLGLVISADIVRAHGGELRLRETSPAGTTFEVRLPLLTGPVELPRVTPQFGVRRPRPLTRRPRVLLVDDEAQVLAAYRGLLGEEYDVHIAASGREAIERLTLDQDWDTIVCDVMMPELDGTAVHDWVSAHVPALEPRVLFCTGGAFSPRGVVLTERHAARLLQKPFTITAFREAVARVAMTA
- a CDS encoding PAS domain S-box protein, whose translation is MPSTPPTVPRLSQTDPLFRACREIPHVGLGVADSRTGQWVDVNGTFCQMLGYTREELLARTVQDITHPDDLNACVTQLQALHDGQIGSYQCDKRYLRKDGTLIWVALDVRTMHTPDGEPFVLGSVLEISERVKAEQAARDAATLLERISTHVPAILYEFVLEPSGKIRLPFASHGLAELIGRSLNELAEDANTFVSYVYPDDVPAFLRSIDESARTLSDWAYEFRVLTPNGQRWLAGASRPERRINGHIHWYGALTDTTVLHDQRLALEERERELRYLFEHAAEGILVWDADSGVYTEANPSAERMLGCARDALVGQSPMTVSAHVQPNGVSREAYRLQAMACIEEGRPFVAEWHGVHADGHIVPCELRVTRMPVAGRRLYRGTIVDITERVREREARERLQQAIASSVNGVAMSDSQGVLTYVNPAFLTLWGYRSEAEILGRSALTFWRAPEEAQAVVVSLAKQGSWTGELTAQRADGTTRIMELNASAIRDAQGLMVGMLAAFADVTETKRLEQELNQSQKLESIGRLAGGVAHDFNNLLTVIKASLDLAFSELPADSMARSDLLEVSKATDSAARLTQQLLAFSRKQVIAPTTLNLNEVVHRVAAMLQRLLGEDIVLRTVTAHDLGYVRFDVGQAEQILVNMAVNARDAMPNGGTLTLETSNTNITEAYARRHPGLRAGEYILLTVSDTGDGMSEEVLAHAFEPFFTTKSAGKGTGLGLAVIHGAVTQNGGRVDVTSALGAGTTFHVYLPRVLAPVDSETLTPPLPLPEGTETILLVEDDDPVRHLMTRLLVQQGYQVFAFDRGQAALTWLSATTDVVHLLVTDVIMPGMNGKQLADEVQVTHPEIPVLFPSWYTANVIAQHGVLEPQIPFLPKPFSARELVTRVREVLDAGR
- the kynU gene encoding kynureninase — translated: MSQSSDAFAAFRAEAAALDAADPLAAFRDRFALPEGVTYLDGNSLGAPPKATAARLAQVATEEWGQGLIRSWNSADWIGAPARVGAKIAGLIGAQPHEVVAADSTSVNLYKLIVAALTAQPGRTVVLSEPGNFPTDLYMIESAIGTLGGRHRLELASRDAIASRITADTALVLLTHVHYKTAEVHDMAAITAAAHAHGALVLWDLSHSAGALPVDLNGCHADFAVGCGYKFLNGGPGAPAYLFVAERHHARVQSPLGGWMGHARPFAFVDQYEAGSGMARFLCGTPPVLAFAALEVGVDLHRETSMAMVSAKAQQLAALFMRAVTATCATYGVALVGPPPGAPRGSHVSFAHPEGYAVMQALIARGVIGDFRAPDIMRFGLTPLYLRFADVVHAAAVLHDVLLTDAWKNPAFQVRHAVT
- a CDS encoding fumarate hydratase codes for the protein MTTTITQADFIQSIADALQHISYYHPLDYIHALADAYEKEQSPAAKDAIAQILTNSRMCAEGHRPICQDTGSVVVFLKVGMNVRWDATLSIQEMVDEGVRRAYLLPDNVLRASIVSDPAFGRKNTRDNTPAVVHVELVPGDHVEVKLGAKGGGSENKSKFAMLNPSDSIVDWVLKTVPLMGAGWCPPGMLGIGIGGSAEKAMLMAKESLMEHIDMAQLKQRGPQNKIEELRIELCDKINALGIGAQGLGGLSTVLDVKIWDYPTHAASKPIAMIPNCAATRHAHFTLDGTGVAQLPVPKLSDWPAVTWRPDVNAKRVDLNTLTPEIVATWKAGDRLLLNGKMLTGRDAAHKRIADLFASGEGLPAGVDFTNRVIYYVGPVDPVRDEAVGPAGPTTATRMDKFTEMMLAKTGLIAMVGKAERGPAGLEAIRKHKAAYLMAVGGAAYLVSKAIRSSRVVAFADLGMEAIYEFDVEDMPVTVAVDATGDNVHETGPAVWKDKIAKGLPILA
- a CDS encoding GxxExxY protein codes for the protein MPTRTSLLHAALTQSIIGACYEVYNELGWGYAEVVYAEALACVLEAQGTPYVREQVLQVWFRRRVIGVFRADLVVDNRVIVELKACNRLQPSHEAQLINYLRGSGLQVGLLFNFGPKPEVRRLIWTPTQQRLMND
- a CDS encoding serine/threonine-protein kinase — protein: MSVPDALAAALADRYTLERELGQGGMATVYLATDVRHNRRVAIKVLHQEVGSAVGVERFLKEIQLTAALQHPHILPLFDSGVAGDRVFYVMPFVEGETLRARLDREQQLPVADALRLTQEVASALSYAHQRGIVHRDIKPENILLQGGQALVADFGIALAATQAGGARLTQTGISLGTPQYMSPEQAMGERTIDARTDLFALGAVAYEMLSGEPPFSGPSVQAIVSKVLTSQPVPVDELRRNVPDAAAAAIMSALEKLPADRPASAEQFVQMLSGATPAPVGRTSGPRRAAPVVSPARRVIPWAAGITAGIALGAGLMAWRGPTRSAAAEATGGPVRFVIGAPDSLELMAVCCGRMFAVSPDGRAVVYQARASIADSGVAAPPLRLFVREMGSLQPIPLAGTEGAAALSISPDGTELAFVAAQKLMRIPLRGGAVSTVAALPPGFIGGTTWRDADHIVVADQYVLFEANARNGQLRALLRSDSLGQQMTSPHALPGGAILFTYSSSDALPVVHVLPADGGAARRVMFGATPMYVARWRALVVNRFGNLLAFPFDAAKVDTLGAGVQIAEGVTLRSPIVAHAEYDVSASGALVVTRREEGQLSGWRPSSRATLHQGDTNTLLVPPANDLVVYLLRFAPQADKLLMSARGTASEGTLYVKDMARGAWTRITNEEHASVADGNDTSDSVVYTLSRTNQLRVRSADGSGAFRDLGAVSGWRRIDNISVRGDWIVISGSSGGAGAASVDLAIVRRDSALRAVPYANSPADEDEPALSPDGRWLAYTSNVSGRNEIYVSPFPVATSRVTVTSDGGQQAHWSADGRTLSYSRPDGAYVSLTFTPGPQPVLGAPQVIYRRASARFWTIDPKGARIVTIDNTTLLKLKGLELVLDFAPKF